Within Azoarcus sp. DD4, the genomic segment CTTCATGCTCGCGGCCAATTTCGAGATCCCGGCCGGGACCGTGGCCGACATCCAGACCCGCATCAAGATGGGCCAGACCTCCGACGTCTATGCCCTGGTCAAGGCGGACGGCAAGTTCGTCGTCGCCAGGAAGGAAGTGAAAGTCACCCTCGGCGGCTGCGGCGGCTGAACCGGACTGAACAAAGGAGAATTCGATGGCAAACCCGATGCGTATCCGCGCCGCGGCCAAGGACGGCCTGACCGAAGTGCGCGTGCTCATGTCCCACGTGATGGAAACCGGCCAGCGCAAGGACGCCGCCGGCGCCACCATCCCGGCCCACTTCATCACCGAACTCACCGCCAAGCACAACGACAGGCTCGTACTGTCGGCGCAGTTTGGCCCTTCGGTCTCGACCAATCCCTACCTGGCGTTCAAGTTCAACGGCGGCGCCAAGGGCGACAAGATCACGGTGAGCTGGGTGGACAACAAGGGCGACAGCCGGACCGACGAAGTCCAGATCGCCTGAACGCGAGCGGCCGGGCATGCGTCCGGCCAACCCAAGGAGAGATGCGATGGGCAAACTGCACCGATTGGCGGCCGTCGCAGCCGCCGGCGTGATCTCGTCGCTGGCAGCTGGCGGTGCCCGCGCCGACGCCGCCAGCGACGAGATCGCCCGCTACCGCGAGATGATCGCCGACGGCAACCCGGCAGAACTCTATGAAATGGAGGGCGAGACGCTCTGGAAGACGCCGCGCGGGCCAAAGCAGGCCAGCCTGGAACGCTGCGACCTCGGGCTCGGCCCCGGCGTGGTCAAGGGCGCCTACGCGCAAATGCCGCGCTACTTCAAGGACACCGGCCGGGTGCAGGATCTCGAGTCGCGCCTGATGACCTGCATGGAATCCCTGCAGGGCATTGCCACCAGAACCATCGTCGATGGCGAGTTCAACCGCGGCGAGCGCAAGACGATGGCGGCACTGGTCGCCTATGTGGTGACGCACTCGCGCGGCGACACCATCCATGTGGACATGAAGCCGGCGCAGATGAAGGAGATGTACGAGCTCGGCAAGCGAGCCTTCTACTACCGGGCGGGGCCGATGGATTTCTCCTGTGCCACCTGCCATGGCGATGAGGGCAAGCGCATCCGCCTGCAGGATCTGCCCAAGCTCACCACGCAGAAGGGCGCGGCCGCCGGCTGGGGCAGCTGGCCGGCCTACCGGGTGTCGAACAGTCAGTTCTGGACGATGCAGCACCGTCTCAACGATTGCTTCCGCCAGCAACGCACTGCCGAGCCGATCTACGGCTCAGACGTCACTATCGCGCTGTCCGTCTTCATGGCGGCGACGGCCGATGGCGGCAAGATGATGACCCCGGGCCTGAAGCGCTGAGGAGGCGGAAGATGAAGATCACCCTGACTGTTCCGCTGCTGCTCGCCCTGATCGCTGCCGCACCCGCGGTTCAGGCCGCCAGGGCCGACGAGCTCGACGACAAGGCGCGCGCGATGATGGTCGATTCGTTCAGGGACCACGGCATCGCCAAGCAGTACCGCATGCTGCAGCTCGACTTCCAGCGCGCCTGCTCGCAGCCGCAGCACCCGCCGGCGGCCGAGATGAAGCGCATCGAGGCCGAGCAGATGAAGACCATCCGCTGGCCCGCCGACGGCAAGTACTTTGGCGACTGGAAGGAAGGCGAAAAGATCGCCATCAGCGGCCGCGGTCTCACCTGGACGGACAAGACGCCCACCGACAACGGCGGCGGCTGCTACAACTGCCACCAGCTCTCGCACAAGGAAATCGCCTACGGCACGATAGGCCCCAGCCTGCTCGACTACGGCAGGCTGCGCGGCAATACCGACGAGGCCGTCAAATACACCTGGGGCAAGATCTGGAATGCCAAGGCCTACAACGCCTGCAGCAACATGCCGCGCAACGGCGATGCCGAAATCCTCACCGAACAGCAGATCAAGCACCTGATGGCCTATCTGTTCGATCCGGCGTCGCCGGTGAACAAGCGCTGAAGGTCACGCCCCGAACCGCCCGGCCAGAGATTGGTCCGGGCATTTTTTTCGCCTGAATCCGCTTCCCGAGGGCTTGCCATGAGCATGAATCGCCGCGAATTCCTCCAGGTGCTGGCCATCGCCGCCGCCGGGGGGCTGACCCTGCACAGCGAACGCGCCCGCGCCGAAAAGGCCGCTGCCGCGCTCTACGAGCTGCCCCGTTTCGGCAAGGTCAGCCTGCTCCACATGACCGATTGCCACGCCCAGCTGCTGCCTGTCCATTTCCGCGAACCCAGCGTCAATCTCGGCGTCGGCGGCATGGCGGGGCAGGTGCCGCATCTGGTCGGCGAGCGTCTGCTCAAGCACTACGGCATCAAGCCCGGCACGGCGGAAGCGCATGCTTTCAGCTACCTCGATTTCGCCCAGGCAGCGAAAACCTACGGCAAGGTCGGCGGCTTCGCCCACCTGGCGACGCTGGTGAAGCAGTTGAAGGCCAGCCGCCCTGGCGCGCTGCTGCTCGACGGCGGCGACACCTGGCAGGGCTCGGCCACCGCACTGTGGACGAATGCGCAGGACATGGTCGATGCCGCCAGGCTGCTCGGCGTCGACGTGATGACCCTGCACTGGGAATCCAGCTACGGTGCCGCGCGCGTCAAGGAAGTCGAGGAGAAGGATTTCGCCGGCCACATCGACATCGTCGCGCAGAACGTGCGCACCACCGATTTCGAAGACCCGGTGTTCAAGCCCTACGTGATCCGCAACATCAACGGCGTGCCGGTCGCCATCGTCGGCCAGGCCTTCCCCTACACGCCGATCGCCAACCCGCGCTGGCAGACGCCGGAATGGAGCTTCGGCATCCAGGAGCCGGGCATGCAGGCGGCGGTGGACAAAGCGCGGGCCGAAGGCGCCCAGGTCGTGGTGGTGCTGTCGCACAACGGCATGGATGTGGACCTGAAGATGGCGAGCCGGGTCACCGGCATCGACGCCATCCTCGGCGGCCACACCCACGACGGCATCCCGGCGCCGGTGGTGGTGAAGAACGCCGGCGGCCAGACGCTGGTGACCAATGCCGGCTCCAACGGCAAGTTCCTCGGCGTGCTCGATTTCGAGGTGAAGGGCGGCAAGGTCGCCGACTTCCGCTACAAGCTGCTGCCGGTGTTCGCCCGGCTGCTGCCGGCCGATGCGGAAATGGCGGCCTTCATCGACAAGGTGCGCGCGCCCTACCTCGGCAAGCTGGGCGAAAAGCTCGCCGTCACCGAAGGCCTGCTCTACCGCCGCGGCAACTTCAACGGTTCCTGGGACCAGCTCATCGTCGATGCATTGATGGCCGAAAAGGACGCCGAGATCGCGTTCTCGCCCGGCTTCCGCTGGGGTACGACCCTGCTGCCGGGCGATACCATCACCATGGAGCACCTGCTCGACCAGACCGCGATCACCTACCCGTGGACGACGCTCACCCCGATGAGCGGCGAGATGATCAAGACGGTGCTGGAGGATGTGGCCGACAACCTCTTCAATCCCGACCCCTACTACCAGCAGGGTGGCGACATGGTGCGCGTCGGCGGGCTGCAATACACCTGCGATCCCAACGCGCCGATGGGCAGGCGGATCGACAACATGACGCTGCGGGGCAAGCCGATCGAGGCGGGCAAGACCTACCGCGTGGCCGGCTGGGCGCCGGTGTCGGAAGAGGCGAAGAACGCCGGGCCCGCCGTCTGGGACGTGGTGGCCGGCTACCTGCGTGGCCAGAAGGTGGTGAGCCAGCGCGCGCTCAACCTGCCGACGCTCAGGGGCATGCAGGGCAACGCCGGTCTGGCGGGCTAATTCGACGCCGTCCCGGCGGTCGGTCGTTTCAAGCGGCGCGCGTGGCCGAGGGTGGGGCGGTTTCGTCCTGCTGGGGGAAGAGATTGCAGAAGCGGAGCTCGACCGGGTAGGGGAAGAAGTCCTCGACGTGGCCGCTGCGTATGCCCTGCTGCGCTTCCTGCCAGAAGCGCGGTTCGAGCAGGTCG encodes:
- the soxB gene encoding thiosulfohydrolase SoxB; this translates as MSMNRREFLQVLAIAAAGGLTLHSERARAEKAAAALYELPRFGKVSLLHMTDCHAQLLPVHFREPSVNLGVGGMAGQVPHLVGERLLKHYGIKPGTAEAHAFSYLDFAQAAKTYGKVGGFAHLATLVKQLKASRPGALLLDGGDTWQGSATALWTNAQDMVDAARLLGVDVMTLHWESSYGAARVKEVEEKDFAGHIDIVAQNVRTTDFEDPVFKPYVIRNINGVPVAIVGQAFPYTPIANPRWQTPEWSFGIQEPGMQAAVDKARAEGAQVVVVLSHNGMDVDLKMASRVTGIDAILGGHTHDGIPAPVVVKNAGGQTLVTNAGSNGKFLGVLDFEVKGGKVADFRYKLLPVFARLLPADAEMAAFIDKVRAPYLGKLGEKLAVTEGLLYRRGNFNGSWDQLIVDALMAEKDAEIAFSPGFRWGTTLLPGDTITMEHLLDQTAITYPWTTLTPMSGEMIKTVLEDVADNLFNPDPYYQQGGDMVRVGGLQYTCDPNAPMGRRIDNMTLRGKPIEAGKTYRVAGWAPVSEEAKNAGPAVWDVVAGYLRGQKVVSQRALNLPTLRGMQGNAGLAG
- the soxX gene encoding sulfur oxidation c-type cytochrome SoxX — translated: MKITLTVPLLLALIAAAPAVQAARADELDDKARAMMVDSFRDHGIAKQYRMLQLDFQRACSQPQHPPAAEMKRIEAEQMKTIRWPADGKYFGDWKEGEKIAISGRGLTWTDKTPTDNGGGCYNCHQLSHKEIAYGTIGPSLLDYGRLRGNTDEAVKYTWGKIWNAKAYNACSNMPRNGDAEILTEQQIKHLMAYLFDPASPVNKR
- the soxA gene encoding sulfur oxidation c-type cytochrome SoxA, which gives rise to MGKLHRLAAVAAAGVISSLAAGGARADAASDEIARYREMIADGNPAELYEMEGETLWKTPRGPKQASLERCDLGLGPGVVKGAYAQMPRYFKDTGRVQDLESRLMTCMESLQGIATRTIVDGEFNRGERKTMAALVAYVVTHSRGDTIHVDMKPAQMKEMYELGKRAFYYRAGPMDFSCATCHGDEGKRIRLQDLPKLTTQKGAAAGWGSWPAYRVSNSQFWTMQHRLNDCFRQQRTAEPIYGSDVTIALSVFMAATADGGKMMTPGLKR
- the soxZ gene encoding thiosulfate oxidation carrier complex protein SoxZ; this translates as MANPMRIRAAAKDGLTEVRVLMSHVMETGQRKDAAGATIPAHFITELTAKHNDRLVLSAQFGPSVSTNPYLAFKFNGGAKGDKITVSWVDNKGDSRTDEVQIA